One window from the genome of Eleginops maclovinus isolate JMC-PN-2008 ecotype Puerto Natales chromosome 15, JC_Emac_rtc_rv5, whole genome shotgun sequence encodes:
- the LOC134876469 gene encoding gap junction beta-7 protein-like: protein MNWGFLENVLSGVNKYSTVIGRIWLSVVFLFRILVYVAAAEQVWKDEQRDFVCNTRQPGCENACFDHFFPISQIRLWALQLIMVSTPSLLVALHVAYREHREAKYKKKLYKNKGSLDGGLFLTYIVSLVFKITFEVGSLLAFHFLYNGFEVPMLLRCSESPCPNTEDCYIGRATEKKIFLYIMGCTSIVCICLNFAELMYIIWKHLWKCFTRRNAPVRRTISQPAVSIVNQFASSEPTVNTEEATLSLQAEENRPVQSLRPSVVHIAK from the coding sequence ATGAACTGGGGCTTTTTGGAGAACGTCCTCAGTGGGGTGAACAAGTACTCGACGGTGATCGGGCGCATCTGGCTGTCCGTGGTCTTCCTCTTCAGGATCCTGGTGTACGTGGCGGCGGCTGAGCAGGTGTGGAAGGATGAGCAGAGGGACTTTGTGTGTAACACCCGGCAGCCCGGCTGTGAGAACGCTTGCTTCGACCACTTCTTCCCCATCTCACAGATTCGCCTCTGGGCCCTGCAGCTCATCATGGTGTCTACCCCCTCCCTGCTGGTGGCGCTGCACGTGGCCTACAGGGAGCACCGGGAGGCAAAATACAAGAAGAAGCTGTACAAGAACAAAGGGAGCCTGGATGGAGGTCTGTTCTTAACTTACATCGTCAGCCTGGTCTTCAAGATAACCTTCGAGGTGGGATCCCTGCTCGCTTTCCACTTCCTGTACAACGGCTTCGAGGTGCCCATGCTCCTGCGCTGCAGCGAGAGTCCCTGCCCCAACACGGAGGACTGCTACATTGGCAGAGCCACGGAGAAGAAGATCTTCCTCTACATCATGGGCTGCACTTCCattgtgtgtatctgtctgaATTTTGCAGAACTCATGTACATTATTTGGAAGCATCTATGGAAATGTTTCACCAGGCGCAACGCCCCTGTGCGGAGGACCATCAGCCAGCCAGCTGTTTCCATTGTCAACCAGTTTGCCTCCTCTGAGCCCACAGTAAACACAGAGGAGGCCACACTGAGCCTGCAGGCAGAGGAAAACCGGCCCGTCCAGTCCTTAAGGCCTAGCGTGGTTCACATCGCAAAGTGA
- the smim8 gene encoding small integral membrane protein 8, with product MSDKEAGMGKESPGEKGYRAPGMRGAQTTSMFRVFNPELFIKPNKPVMAFGLVTITLCVGYLGYMHAMKENDQQLYEVIDSEGEKYMRRKTSKWD from the exons ATGTCCGATAAAGAGGCCGGTATGGGGAAGGAGAGTCCCGGGGAAAAGGGTTACAGAGCCCCCGGGATGAGGGGCGCGCAGACCACCAGCATGTTCCGAGTCTTCAACCCCGAACTCTTCATCAAGCCG aaCAAACCGGTGATGGCGTTTGGACTGGTGACCATCACTCTGTGTGTGGGATACCTGGGCTACATGCACGCCATGAAAGAAAATGACCAGCAGCTGTACGAGGTCATCGACAGCGAAGGAGAGAAATACATGAGGAGGAAGACCTCCAAATGGGACTGA
- the ddx51 gene encoding ATP-dependent RNA helicase DDX51 — MSLFLVNRYLGEEEDGNLSKESRSQALLAKLQQKAKEKQKQSLTEEGQKPPKERTKKQDIKKKRKDDKDSSEEPEHNKKRKSEAAAVVVTETDEPIEEEKKKQTSPNEKRKKKKKDQSVKSLPDTPVAGRGGLEETGEGEKKTETENIAPEQTTEKTPAPTGFTVLGGFDNKPVQKVHRVLPQWLAQPDVIHRDIKGHLVDISEIHGLSALLVKKLQSSGIQNFFPVQAEVIPAVLESAQQGLLIGRGGYKPRDICVSAPTGSGKTLAFVIPVIQVLMERVVCEVRALAVLPTKELAQQVCKVFASYAEGTSLKVVMLAGQKSFAAEQSSLSELRGGMRRSLADIVVATPGRLVDHINKNSGFSLEHLRFLIIDEADRMIDSMHQSWLSQVVKAVYRPGSGQEAMSIFRRAEPAHVTAASLSPPQMPLQKLLFSATLTQNPEKLQQLGLHQPRLFSSIHSQSSTISTPSSTAEPPHTQGCFNFPQGLTEYYVPCTLSKKPLLILHFILRMKLSPILCFTNSREAAHRLFVLVQLFGGVQAAEFSSRLSPADRKKTLKEFEQGKIQLLISTDAAARGIDINGVKCVVNYDAPQYIRTYIHRIGRTARAGKTGLAFTFLLGVQEKNFLHMVVEAGTPGIQKQIVKPESLKGMEARYEQTLQELANVIKDEKTK, encoded by the exons ATGTCTCTGTTTCTTGTAAACAG GTATCttggggaggaggaagatgggAACCTCTCTAAAGAGTCTCGGTCTCAGGCGTTACTGGCTAAACTGCAACAGAAGGcaaaagagaagcagaaacagAGTTTGACGGAAGAAGGACAAAAGCCGCCTAAAGAACGGACGAAAAAGCAggatataaaaaagaaaagaaaagatgacaAGGACAGCAGTGAGGAGCCTGAACACAACAAGAAGCGGAAATCTGAAGCAGCGGCTGTGGTTGTCACAGAGACTGATGAGCCAATcgaggaggaaaagaagaagcagaCGAGTCCAAATGAGAaacggaagaagaagaaaaaggatcAGTCCG TGAAAAGTCTTCCTGACACTCCTGTGGCTGGAAGAGGAGGCCTGGAGGAGACAGGAGaaggtgaaaagaaaacagagacgGAAAACATCGCACCAGAACAAACCACGGAGAAAACTCCTGCTCCAACTGGGTTCACTGTTCTGGGAGGGTTTGACAACAAACCTGTACAAAAG GTGCACAGGGTGCTGCCTCAGTGGCTCGCTCAGCCAGATGTGATCCACAGGGACATTAAAGGACACCTGGTGGACATCTCCGAGATCCACGGACTCTCCGCTCTGCTCGTAAAGAAACTTCAGAGTAGTGGAATCCAGAACTTTTTTCCAG TGCAGGCAGAGGTGATCCCTGCTGTCCTGGAGAGCGCTCAGCAGGGGCTTCTGATTGGACGAGGCGGCTACAAGCCCAGAGACATATGTGTGTCTGCTCCTACAGGCAGCGGCAAGACGCTCGCGTTTGTCATACCCGTCATCCAG GTTCTGATGGAGCGGGTGGTGTGTGAAGTCCGTGCTCTGGCCGTGCTGCCAACCAAAGAGCTCGCCCAGCAG GTGTGCAAAGTGTTTGCGTCGTACGCTGAGGGAACCTCTCTGAAGGTGGTGATGCTGGCCGGCCAGAAGTCCTTCGCTGCAGAGCAGAGCTCCCTGTCAGAGCTCAG gGGGGGCATGAGACGCAGTTTGGCGGACATTGTTGTGGCAACTCCGGGTCGGCTGGTGGATCACATCAACAAGAACTCAGGGTTCAGTCTGGAACACCTCAGGTTTCTA ATTATAGACGAGGCCGACAGGATGATTGACAGCATGCACCAGTCGTGGCTCAGTCAGGTGGTGAAGGCAGTGTACAGACCAGGAAGTGGACAGGAAGCCATGTCCATCTTCAGGAGGGCGGAGCCAGCACATGTGACAGCAGCCAG tCTGTCCCCACCTCAGATGCCGCTGCAGAAGCTGCTGTTCTCTGCCACGCTCACACAGAACCcagagaagctgcagcagctgggcCTCCACCAGCCCAGACTCTTCAGCTCCATACACAGCCAGTCCAGCACCATCAGCACCCCCAGCAGCACGGCagaacccccccacacacagggCTGCTTTAACTTCCCCCAAGGGCTCACG GAGTATTACGTTCCCTGTACGCTGAGCAAAAAGCCTCTTCTCATCCTCCACTTCATCCTGCGCATGAAGCTCAGCCCCATCCTGTGCTTCACCAACTCCAGAGAGGCTGCACACAG GCTGTTTGTGCTGGTGCAGCTCTTTGGTGGCGTTCAGGCGGCTGAGTTCTCCTCCAGACTGTCTCCTGCTGACAGGAAGAAGACGCTGAAGGAATTTGAACAAGGAAAGATCCAACT GCTGATCAGCACAGACGCAGCAGCCAGAGGCATCGACATCAACGGGGTCAAATGTGTGGTGAATTATGACGCACCGCAGTACATCCGGACATACATCCACAG GATTGGAAGAACAGCCAGAGCAGGGAAAACCGGCCTAGCCTTCACCTTCCTGCTGGGAGTACAG GAGAAGAACTTCCTGCACATGGTGGTGGAAGCAGGAACGCCCGGGATTCAGAAGCAGATTGTCAAACCAGAGAGCCTGAAGGGGATGGAAGCCCGGTACGAACAAACGCTGCAGGAGCTGGCTAACGTCATCAAG gacgAGAAAACCAAATAA